From Apium graveolens cultivar Ventura unplaced genomic scaffold, ASM990537v1 ctg9042, whole genome shotgun sequence, one genomic window encodes:
- the LOC141705568 gene encoding AT-hook motif nuclear-localized protein 27-like, translating into MNHKYSFSFSNSMNYSSPALQIPNSMGYTNPTIINSEEHHSQPLPNTRMSNPGVGHGRPRGSKNKAKENTIEMTSEMKSIVLEIPPGKDVIEWLKQFAHSRNIFMNVLGGSGMITDASISLISSVHPTIFSERLCLLSLTGPVGKISPSEPSGSCTLNAIFARTNGDVIGGTLWRLVTFGTMHVTALISKNPDVLVVCHANIA; encoded by the exons ATGAATCACAAGTATTCGTTTTCTTTCTCAAATTCTATGAATTACTCTTCACCTGCTCTTCAAATCCCAAATTCAATGGGCTACACTAATCCTACTATAATTAACAGCGAAGAACACCACTCTCAACCATTGCCAAACACTCGAATGTCTAATCCAGGAGTTG GCCACGGACGTCCTCGTGGTTCAAAAAACAAGGCGAAAGAAAACACCATCGAAATGACTTCGGAAATGAAGTCTATTGTTCTTGAAATCCCGCCTGGGAAAGATGTCATTGAATGGCTGAAACAGTTTGCTCATTCAAGAAATATTTTTATGAATGTTCTGGGTGGTTCAGGAATGATTACAGATGCTTCCATAAGCCTCATCTCATCAGTACATCCAACAATATTTTCTGAGAGACTTTGCTTACTTTCTTTGACAGGGCCTGTAGGAAAAATATCTCCTTCGGAACCATCTGGTTCTTGCACTTTGAACGCTATATTTGCTAGGACGAATGGCGATGTCATTGGTGGGACGCTTTGGAGGCTTGTTACCTTTGGAACGATGCATGTGACTGCTCTTATTTCCAAAAATCCAGATGTCTTGGTTGTTTGTCATGCGAATATAGCTTAA